The following proteins are co-located in the Chryseobacterium daecheongense genome:
- a CDS encoding TIGR03643 family protein, translating to MNKNFNIRERDRIIEMAWEDRTPFEAIAFQFGIRESEVIEIMRAELKESSFKLWRTRVNSGVSQKHLKKRNEDIIRFKCSRQRTISNNKISKR from the coding sequence ATGAATAAAAATTTCAACATACGGGAAAGGGACCGGATTATCGAGATGGCCTGGGAAGACCGTACTCCATTTGAAGCTATAGCATTTCAGTTTGGGATCAGAGAATCTGAAGTGATTGAAATAATGCGTGCTGAATTAAAAGAATCGAGTTTTAAACTTTGGAGAACGAGGGTGAATTCCGGGGTGAGTCAAAAACATTTAAAAAAGCGAAATGAAGATATCATTCGCTTTAAATGCAGTAGACAAAGAACCATTAGCAATAATAAAATTTCTAAAAGATAA
- a CDS encoding SDR family NAD(P)-dependent oxidoreductase: MKNIIIVGCGKGIGHATAEILSEQNKIIGISRTINPGVNHANITFHQMDILSGNLDEITFPEVVDGLVYSPGSINLKPFNRLSIDEFKNDFEINVIGAVKVIQKLLPNLKKSESASIVLFSSVAAKLGMPFHSSIAASKNAVEGLTKSLAAEFSAHKIRVNAIAPSLTDTELASSLLSTPEKKEASAKRHPLQRIGNAEEIAEMTAFLISDKSSWITGQIFGIDGGMGSVKL, from the coding sequence ATGAAAAATATTATCATCGTCGGATGTGGAAAAGGAATTGGACATGCAACAGCAGAAATCCTTTCCGAACAAAATAAAATCATAGGAATTTCAAGAACAATAAATCCCGGGGTAAATCACGCTAATATAACATTCCATCAAATGGATATTCTTTCCGGAAATTTAGATGAAATTACTTTTCCTGAAGTTGTAGACGGACTGGTGTACTCTCCCGGAAGCATTAATCTGAAACCGTTTAACAGGCTTTCCATAGATGAGTTCAAGAATGATTTTGAAATTAATGTGATAGGAGCAGTGAAAGTTATTCAAAAGCTTTTACCGAATCTTAAAAAATCTGAAAGTGCCTCTATTGTACTTTTCAGTTCTGTAGCGGCAAAACTGGGAATGCCGTTTCACTCTTCAATTGCTGCCAGCAAAAACGCTGTGGAAGGTCTTACCAAAAGTTTAGCGGCTGAATTTTCGGCACATAAAATCAGGGTAAATGCCATTGCCCCTTCTTTGACAGATACTGAGCTCGCCTCAAGCCTCTTATCAACTCCTGAAAAAAAGGAAGCATCCGCTAAAAGGCATCCTCTGCAAAGAATTGGAAATGCTGAAGAAATCGCGGAAATGACAGCTTTTTTAATTTCCGATAAATCTTCCTGGATTACGGGCCAGATTTTTGGAATCGACGGTGGAATGGGAAGTGTGAAACTTTAA
- a CDS encoding MarR family transcriptional regulator, with the protein MNTDFFIDLLHQVKEFENSEACKPHSTTEDFRLWMNDQKYRKESPTKLFKNEEHQVAFTENEICKQVLLLARYSKQLIRKGLNDFPELANEEFTYLYRLKDEPNLTKIQLIERNGHEKQTGTQIIKRLLEYGLIEEKNDSEDKRSKRLNITKKGEDYFHRSVKKVNITSRILAGKLENNEKNEFLELLRKLNDFHSNLYFQYKNSNIDEITEAFD; encoded by the coding sequence ATGAATACCGATTTTTTCATTGATTTGCTTCATCAGGTAAAAGAATTTGAAAACTCCGAAGCTTGTAAACCTCATTCTACCACTGAGGATTTCCGTCTTTGGATGAATGATCAGAAATACAGAAAAGAAAGCCCTACAAAGCTTTTTAAAAATGAAGAGCATCAGGTTGCTTTTACCGAAAATGAAATCTGCAAACAGGTTCTGCTTTTGGCAAGATATTCCAAGCAACTTATTAGAAAAGGGCTTAATGACTTTCCTGAATTAGCCAATGAAGAATTCACCTATCTGTATAGACTGAAAGATGAACCAAACCTGACTAAAATTCAGCTCATTGAAAGAAACGGACATGAGAAACAGACGGGAACTCAAATTATCAAGCGTTTATTGGAATACGGTTTAATTGAAGAAAAAAACGACAGCGAAGACAAAAGAAGCAAACGTCTGAACATCACTAAAAAAGGAGAAGATTATTTCCACCGTTCTGTTAAAAAAGTAAATATCACTTCAAGAATTCTTGCCGGGAAGCTTGAAAATAATGAAAAAAATGAGTTTCTGGAATTACTCAGAAAGCTTAATGATTTTCATTCTAATCTTTACTTTCAATATAAAAATTCTAATATTGACGAGATTACTGAAGCATTCGACTAG
- a CDS encoding sigma-54 dependent transcriptional regulator yields MSKPSDPNAEMMKRLQDMQKEQLIIVRLAKDFSTVLNKKQLLSVLNTSFKTELGFNDCMIIRDYRGTIEMLISGIENQNYTIDHALDTYLKKCLDSAEPLFFDLKELSSLPSCFTEVRNSGMRMAVGLGLPAVNENKNVLFLFYRNFISRDAIPERILNSVSTQVSITLHNIDVQEQLKAFQGNIQNFPKETEEEKKSEYGFHGIVGQSEVMQTIFEQISQAAPSQSNVIIFGETGTGKELIAKAIHELSEFSGKKMIRINCAAIPANLIESELFGHEKGSFTGATEQRKGKFEQAQNSTIFLDEIGELPLELQARLLRVLQEKEIERIGGNKRIKVNVRIITATNRNLEKEVAEGRFRSDLFYRLNVFPIHLPALRERKEDIPLLANYFLEKLYSKTGKKITGFSQNVAKMMIANPWLGNIRELENMVERSMLTAKGNMIREMDFPKVINSQNTDQDFRIKTLQEFEKEYILKIIKKCNGRIFGETGAAKLLGLPPTTLISKMQKLGIEKKHYFKGSE; encoded by the coding sequence ATGAGCAAGCCTTCTGATCCTAATGCAGAAATGATGAAACGCCTGCAGGACATGCAGAAAGAACAGCTTATCATTGTCCGTTTAGCCAAAGACTTTTCTACCGTTTTAAACAAAAAACAACTTCTTTCTGTTCTCAATACCTCTTTCAAAACTGAACTGGGCTTTAATGATTGTATGATCATCAGGGATTACAGAGGGACTATTGAAATGCTCATCAGTGGGATTGAAAATCAAAATTATACTATAGATCATGCACTTGATACGTATTTAAAAAAATGCCTTGATTCCGCGGAACCCCTGTTTTTTGATCTTAAAGAATTGTCATCACTTCCTTCCTGTTTTACCGAAGTTAGAAATTCGGGAATGCGAATGGCTGTGGGATTAGGTCTGCCTGCTGTTAATGAAAATAAAAATGTGCTTTTCCTTTTCTACAGAAATTTTATCTCAAGAGATGCTATTCCGGAAAGAATTTTAAACAGCGTTTCTACCCAGGTTTCCATTACTCTTCATAATATTGATGTTCAGGAACAATTGAAAGCGTTTCAGGGAAATATCCAGAACTTTCCTAAAGAAACTGAAGAAGAAAAGAAAAGTGAGTATGGCTTTCATGGAATTGTAGGACAAAGTGAAGTAATGCAGACTATTTTTGAACAGATCTCGCAGGCAGCTCCATCACAATCCAATGTCATCATCTTTGGAGAAACGGGTACAGGAAAGGAGCTTATAGCAAAGGCTATTCATGAACTTTCAGAATTTTCGGGAAAGAAGATGATCAGGATAAACTGTGCGGCTATTCCTGCCAATCTGATAGAATCCGAACTTTTCGGGCATGAAAAAGGAAGCTTTACCGGAGCAACCGAACAGCGGAAAGGAAAGTTTGAACAGGCGCAAAACAGCACCATTTTTCTGGATGAAATAGGTGAACTTCCCCTGGAATTGCAAGCCAGACTTCTGAGGGTTCTTCAGGAAAAAGAAATCGAAAGGATCGGGGGAAACAAAAGAATAAAAGTGAATGTAAGGATCATTACGGCCACCAACAGGAATCTTGAAAAAGAAGTCGCGGAAGGACGGTTCAGAAGTGATCTTTTTTACAGGCTGAATGTATTTCCTATCCATCTTCCTGCCTTGCGGGAAAGAAAAGAGGATATTCCTTTACTGGCAAACTACTTCCTTGAGAAACTCTATTCTAAGACAGGCAAAAAGATTACCGGTTTTTCTCAGAACGTGGCAAAAATGATGATCGCCAATCCATGGCTCGGTAATATCCGTGAACTGGAAAATATGGTTGAAAGAAGCATGCTGACGGCAAAAGGAAATATGATCAGGGAAATGGATTTTCCCAAAGTTATTAACTCTCAAAATACGGATCAGGATTTCCGGATCAAAACGCTCCAGGAATTCGAAAAGGAATATATTCTAAAAATAATCAAAAAATGTAACGGCCGTATTTTTGGTGAAACAGGTGCTGCAAAGCTGCTGGGATTACCGCCAACCACGCTGATTTCCAAAATGCAGAAACTCGGAATAGAAAAAAAACACTATTTCAAGGGATCTGAATAA
- a CDS encoding TMEM175 family protein — MEKETLRIEGFSDGVFAIAVTLLVLDLHFPEEHSIQNGNDLLVFLKNQWPAFLAFILSFFSIFIMWVNHHKIFKQIYSRNSAIMFANGLILFLVSAVSYPTALLARYFDGEASSVVVALYTGIFVLINLAYNLLWFLATRNKKLLRPGITDAAIKKIHNNYLYGLPIYVIALILSFWIPVLSLLIILGLWIFWALSSGKIEMELDKHYSDPLK; from the coding sequence ATGGAAAAAGAAACACTCAGAATAGAAGGATTCAGTGATGGCGTCTTTGCAATAGCTGTTACGCTTTTGGTATTGGACCTTCATTTCCCTGAAGAGCATTCAATACAGAACGGGAATGATCTGCTGGTCTTTCTGAAGAATCAATGGCCGGCATTTCTGGCATTTATCCTTTCATTTTTCAGCATTTTCATCATGTGGGTAAACCATCATAAGATCTTCAAACAGATCTACAGTCGGAATTCCGCAATTATGTTTGCGAATGGACTGATCCTTTTTCTGGTTTCAGCAGTTTCTTATCCTACCGCTTTGCTGGCAAGGTATTTTGACGGTGAAGCTTCCTCTGTTGTTGTGGCACTTTATACCGGTATTTTTGTTCTGATCAATCTTGCTTATAATTTATTATGGTTTCTGGCCACCCGGAATAAAAAACTTTTGCGTCCCGGTATTACCGATGCTGCTATAAAAAAGATCCATAATAATTACCTTTACGGGCTTCCGATTTATGTGATTGCATTAATCCTGTCGTTCTGGATCCCGGTCTTGTCGCTGCTGATCATTTTAGGCCTTTGGATTTTCTGGGCTTTGTCTTCCGGGAAAATAGAAATGGAGCTTGACAAACATTATTCAGATCCCTTGAAATAG
- a CDS encoding sigma-54 dependent transcriptional regulator, protein MKEKILIVEDEFIVANDLKLMLMKAGYQITGIASSVVQARKLIADSKPDWVLLDIILKGDLTGIDLAWELREMNLPFLYISANTNQSTLEAVKETQPYGFMVKPFRERDMIVMLDIARYRYDMERGCELCTDNGNREVIEGIIGKSKVLQDVVEKIRVVAPTDTSVLVVGESGTGKEKVAHSVHELSDRSAHPIVVVNCAALPHALIESELFGHEKGSFTGANTLRIGKFEQANGGTVFLDEIGELPLDSQVKLLRVLQEKEIERLGGHNTVKVNVRIVAATNRSLEKEVAEGRFRLDLYYRLNVFPIELPPLRERKEDIVLLAHFFLNKYAAASRRNITSISEKALEQLLNYHWPGNIRELEHLIERSVLLAKTAEIESFDLPKIIEKSSEMPGQLKSLEDMERDHIISALQTSNGKVSGPGGAAELLKIQAQTLYSKMKKLGIDKGYK, encoded by the coding sequence ATGAAAGAAAAAATATTAATTGTAGAAGATGAATTTATTGTAGCCAATGATCTGAAGCTGATGCTGATGAAGGCCGGTTACCAGATCACAGGAATCGCATCTTCGGTGGTTCAGGCCAGAAAACTGATTGCAGACAGCAAGCCGGATTGGGTACTTCTTGATATCATTTTAAAAGGAGACCTCACAGGAATTGATCTCGCCTGGGAACTGCGTGAAATGAATCTGCCTTTTCTATATATTTCAGCCAATACCAACCAGTCTACCCTGGAAGCAGTGAAAGAAACGCAGCCCTACGGATTTATGGTAAAACCTTTCCGGGAGCGTGATATGATTGTTATGCTTGATATTGCCAGATACCGTTATGATATGGAAAGAGGCTGTGAACTGTGCACAGATAACGGAAATCGTGAAGTGATTGAAGGAATTATCGGGAAAAGCAAGGTACTTCAGGATGTCGTTGAAAAAATAAGGGTAGTAGCTCCTACAGATACGTCTGTTCTGGTGGTCGGGGAAAGCGGAACGGGTAAGGAAAAAGTGGCTCATTCCGTTCATGAGCTTTCAGACCGCAGCGCTCATCCTATTGTTGTAGTCAACTGTGCCGCACTGCCGCATGCGCTTATCGAATCCGAGCTCTTCGGACATGAAAAAGGAAGCTTTACCGGAGCCAATACATTGAGGATCGGAAAATTTGAACAAGCCAACGGAGGAACAGTCTTCCTGGATGAAATAGGGGAACTGCCACTGGATTCACAGGTTAAATTACTGAGAGTTTTACAGGAAAAGGAAATTGAACGGCTTGGTGGACATAATACAGTTAAAGTAAATGTAAGAATTGTTGCAGCGACCAACCGCTCCCTGGAAAAAGAAGTGGCGGAAGGAAGATTCAGGCTGGATCTGTATTACCGTTTGAATGTTTTCCCTATAGAACTGCCTCCGCTGAGAGAAAGAAAGGAAGATATCGTATTGCTGGCCCATTTTTTCCTGAATAAATATGCCGCTGCTTCGAGAAGAAATATCACTTCTATCAGTGAAAAAGCATTAGAACAGTTGCTGAATTATCACTGGCCGGGAAACATTCGTGAGCTGGAGCATTTGATCGAACGAAGTGTTCTGTTGGCCAAAACCGCAGAAATAGAAAGCTTTGATCTGCCCAAAATCATTGAAAAATCTTCTGAAATGCCAGGCCAGCTGAAATCATTGGAAGATATGGAAAGAGATCATATTATAAGTGCGCTTCAGACTTCTAACGGAAAAGTTTCCGGACCTGGCGGTGCTGCAGAGCTGCTGAAAATACAAGCTCAGACTTTATATTCCAAAATGAAAAAATTAGGAATTGACAAAGGCTATAAATAA